From the Anopheles coustani chromosome X, idAnoCousDA_361_x.2, whole genome shotgun sequence genome, one window contains:
- the LOC131269807 gene encoding gamma-aminobutyric acid receptor subunit beta-like gives MWQFAVLFLLNSVQQNHALRSVHQKSMAAGRLENVTQTISRILEGYDIRLRPNFGGEPLHVGMDLTIASFDAISEVNMDYTITMYLNQYWKDERLAFNAFALWSDNPNEQTGEIMIEDDGANDVITLSGDFAEKIWVPDTFFANDKNSFLHDVTERNKLVRLAGDGAVTYGMRFTTTLACMMDLHYYPLDSQNCTVEIESYGYTVSDVVMYWKSTPIRGVEEAELPQFTIIGYETNDRKEKLATGIYQRLSLSFKLQRNIGYFVFQTYLPSILIVMLSWVSFWINHEATSARVALGITTVLTMTTISTGVRSSLPRISYVKAIDIYLVMCFVFVFAALLEYAAVNYTYWGARAKKKSKKTKEAERKVFGKTEKASCSSDDIIELQDIRLSPIASLRNRHYANTITTSDSVDSAKFPPSFRIARSYGSSTRSGLRYRSTRGQCRPKMLHAIKRGASVIKASIPKIKDVNVIDKYSRVIFPVSFAAFNAGYWIFYVLE, from the exons ATGTGGCAATTTGCGGTTCTATTCCTTTTGAACTCGGTACAGCAGAATCATGCGTTGCGCAG CGTTCACCAGAAGTCGATGGCGGCTGGCAGGCTGGAAAATGTGACACAGACAATATCGCGCATACTGGAGGGCTACGACATTCGTTTACGGCCGAACTTTGGAG GTGAGCCATTGCACGTGGGGATGGACCTTACGATAGCGAGCTTCGATGCGATATCGGAAGTAAACATG GATTACACGATCACCATGTACCTCAACCAGTATTGGAAGGACGAGCGGCTAGCGTTCAATGCGTTCGCCCTGTGGAGCGACAATCCGAACGAGCAGACGGGCGAGATCATGATCGAGGACGACGGTGCGAACGACGTCATCACGCTGTCGGGGGACTTCGCCGAGAAGATCTGGGTACCGGATACGTTCTTCGCCAACGACAAGAACAGCTTCCTGCACGACGTCACCGAGCGAAACAAGCTGGTGCGGCTCGCCGGCGACGGTGCGGTCACGTACGGGATGCGCTTCACCACCACGCTCGCCTGCATGATGGACCTGCACTACTACCCGCTCGACTCGCAAAACTGTACCGTCGAGATCGAGAGCT ATGGCTACACAGTCTCCGACGTGGTGATGTACTGGAAGTCTACTCCTATCCGTGGCGTCGAGGAAGCGGAACTACCCCAGTTCACCATCATCGGGTACGAGACCAACGATCGCAAG GAAAAGCTGGCTACCGGTATTTACCAGCGGCTGTCGCTCTCGTTCAAGCTCCAGCGGAATATCGGCTACTTTGTGTTTCAGACATATCTACCAAGCATACTGATCGTGATGCTGTCGTGGGTGTCCTTCTGGATTAACCACGAGGCGACCTCGGCCCGCGTCGCCCTCGGCATCACCACCGTGCTGACGATGACGACCATCAGCACCGGCGTGCGGAGCTCGCTGCCGCGCATCTCCTACGTCAAGGCGATCGACATCTACCTGGTGATGTGCTTCGTGTTCGTGTTCGCCGCGCTGCTGGAGTACGCCGCCGTCAACTACACCTACTGGGGTGCCCGGGCCAAGAAGAAGAGCAAAAAGACCAAGGAAGCCGAGCGGAAGGTGTTCG GCAAAACGGAGAAGGCGTCCTGCTCATCCGATGACATCATCGAGCTGCAGGACATACGTTTGAGCCCGATCGCATCGCTTCGCAACCGGCACTACGCgaacaccatcaccacctccgACAGTGTGGACTCGGCCAAGTTTCCGCCCAGCTTTCGAATCGCCCGCTCGTACGGCTCCAGCACCCGGAGTGGTTTGCGATACCGCAGCACTAGAG GTCAGTGTCGGCCGAAGATGCTGCACGCGATCAAACGGGGCGCCTCCGTGATCAAGGCGTCCATCCCGAAGATCAAGGACGTCAACGTGATCGACAAGTACTCGCGGGTCATCTTTCCCGTCAGCTTCGCTGCCTTTAACGCCGGCTACTGGATCTTCTACGTGCTCGAGTGA